AAGAGTGGAAATAGTGGATATTCCTGAGTGCCCGCTTAGGTCGAACTGAGACGATTTCGTTCAACATGAAATCGTCTGCTATTGAGAATTCTAATGATTTATCAGGTGGTTAGGATTTGTCCGCCATGTCTCGATAGTAGTCAATTCAGGTCGTCGATTCCTTCATGAGGTACGAGTCGCGACAATGAACCTGAATCCACAGGTTTTTATCCTTGGTCTTTGACCTCCCATCCCCTTTTGGGTTGTCGAGCACTGGAAGGCTGGACCGGAAAAAGCGCGGTGCATGTCTTAGCGAAGCGAGTTCACCGCGCCCGGTTCAGACTGAAGCGCGCAGAGCAGCCGCAGGCCAACACAATGGGGCGGTTTTTCTTTGGTTCTGTTTCTTTTATCCGTATAAAAGAAATGAACTCGTCCATGAAGGACGAAAAACACAGATTAGATCAAGAAATAAAATAATAAAGAACATTCCCATGAACGTATGATACCCACAGCCGTGCGCCAGCACAAAAAACCTCAAGCTACCTTCTTCAACATAACCAACGCTATACCCAAAAATATCAACAAAGGAATAAACGCCCCCGCCAGCGGCGGAATACCATAAATAAGGACAAGAAACCCAAAACCCTTTGCCAAAGCGAAGAACACCAGCCCAAGCATGATTCCAAGAAACAGCGTACCCCCCATCCCTCCACTTCTGACATTACGAAAAACAAAGGGAATACCCAGCAAAACCATCACAATGATTGCCAGGGGTGACGAGATTTTTTGCCAGAACGCCAGTTCAAAACGGTCTGTGTTCTGTGAGTTTTGCTCTAGATGTTTTATGTATCTATTCAGATCAACGGCGGACAACTGCTCAGGTCTGACAAGAAAGACTTTGAGCACTTTCGGCCCCATTTCTGAACGCCAGTTTGCCGATTTAAGGCGTATGGTCTCAATTCCCTTCTCGGAAAAAATACTTTGACGCAGATTGTAGAGTACCCATTGATTGTTATCAAACTTGCCGCTGTCCGCGACCGCAGCTGCACGCAATTTGCCGTCTTCATCAAACTCAAATATTTTTATATTCAGAAGTTTCAGATCAGGCAGCATCTCTCCTACCTTAATAATGGAATTATCATCACGCATCCATAAACCAAAATCTGAATGCTGACTGACACTTTTCTGCAGGGCCACAGAGCGACCGCGCTGTGCCTGCGTTTCTGTATAAGGTGTAATAAATTCACCAATCAATACTGCTGATAGAATGATTATTGCTGCGGTCTTCATGACAGAGAGGGATATTCCCACGATGGACATACCCGCAGCGCGCATAACGATCAGTTCAGAACCAACTGCCAGCGAAGACAGGCCAAGCATGGTTCCTAACAGAGCTGCCATAGGGAAAATTTCGTAGATAACACGTGGTGTACTTAGGACAAGAAAAACCATCATATCGAAGAAACCATAGTTACCGGTGCCAACACGCGTAATCTCATCCAGAAACTGGATAAACATAAACAGGCCAACCAGCACAAATATCACAATAGAAGTGTATTTGAAAATGGTACGTCCAAGGTACCAGTCAAGGATATTCATCAGTTCCGCAGCCAGTCGAATCCAGGCATCAGGGAACGGTTAGCTACCCGGCGATGTAGCATATAAAAAGCAAAAATCAGGAAAATACCGTGCACCCACCACATGCCGACAAACACTGGTAATGTTTCAGATTTTAGTAATGTATGTGCAAAACCAAGCATATTGGAATAAAGAAAATAGACACCTATAGCACCCATGATGCGACCAAGCCGCCCCCGTCGCACATCCAGAGAACTGAAGGCCAGTGCCAGTATGGCCAGCACTGGAACGATTGCAATCTTTGACAGGCGCCACTGGATTTCAACCTTGTAAATTCTTTCATTACTTTCCAGCAGATCACCAAAGGACATTTCTTTGGGATACAGCTTTTCAGATACTTTTTTTACCGGCTTTATCCTGATGGCGTAAGTTTCAAAATCAATCATGCGGTAATCAGCATTGCCGGGTATCCCTTCATAACGAGTACCATTTTTCAGGACAATAAATCTGTCACCGGTATTCTCATCAATCTGTTGAAAGCCTTTTTCGGCCACCACGACCCCTTCCCTTTGCTGTGCCTCACCGTAAACAAAAATATTGCGCAATGTATTGTCATCCAGCCCCACTTCTTCTACGTAGTAGACTGCCTGATCATTTTGCGCCTCATTGAAAATACCGGGCGTAATTGCTGAGACCATGGCCCGTTCTAGCCCTTCCCGTTTGAGTGTTTTTGCCTTAACATCCGCGTCGGGTGCGATAAACAAAGCAAATATTGCAATTACTGATGCCAGCACCAGTCCCATCACAATCAATGGTCTTAAAAATCGTCCTAGTCCAACACCGCTAGCTGCCCATATAGTAAGCTCGTTATCGTGTATCCAGCGATCCATAACCATCAAAATGGCAAGAAAAAACATTACCGGCAGCAGGACATCAAAAGTTGAAACCAGTCGTAAACCGAGGAGGGTCAACACCAGGTCAGCCGGCACGTCTCCTCTGGCCGCCTGCGACAATAACGACACTAGCCTTGCGACCAGAAATATACTGAAAATTATGATGGTAGCGGCTATTCCGGTGTATGTAATTTCCCGAGTTAGCGAGCGATCGAGTATCAATGTATGTCCCTGTAAATCCCGTTATAATATCCCCGGAGAACAATATATCATACGGCCCTGAAGCACGAAATCCTGAGGAAGGAATGATGGAATATAAAGTAAAAAGCGGCAGCCCAGAAAAACAACGCTCAGCCTGTC
This genomic interval from bacterium BMS3Abin11 contains the following:
- the lptG gene encoding lipopolysaccharide export system permease protein LptG, translating into MNILDWYLGRTIFKYTSIVIFVLVGLFMFIQFLDEITRVGTGNYGFFDMMVFLVLSTPRVIYEIFPMAALLGTMLGLSSLAVGSELIVMRAAGMSIVGISLSVMKTAAIIILSAVLIGEFITPYTETQAQRGRSVALQKSVSQHSDFGLWMRDDNSIIKVGEMLPDLKLLNIKIFEFDEDGKLRAAAVADSGKFDNNQWVLYNLRQSIFSEKGIETIRLKSANWRSEMGPKVLKVFLVRPEQLSAVDLNRYIKHLEQNSQNTDRFELAFWQKISSPLAIIVMVLLGIPFVFRNVRSGGMGGTLFLGIMLGLVFFALAKGFGFLVLIYGIPPLAGAFIPLLIFLGIALVMLKKVA
- the lptF gene encoding lipopolysaccharide export system permease protein LptF — protein: MILDRSLTREITYTGIAATIIIFSIFLVARLVSLLSQAARGDVPADLVLTLLGLRLVSTFDVLLPVMFFLAILMVMDRWIHDNELTIWAASGVGLGRFLRPLIVMGLVLASVIAIFALFIAPDADVKAKTLKREGLERAMVSAITPGIFNEAQNDQAVYYVEEVGLDDNTLRNIFVYGEAQQREGVVVAEKGFQQIDENTGDRFIVLKNGTRYEGIPGNADYRMIDFETYAIRIKPVKKVSEKLYPKEMSFGDLLESNERIYKVEIQWRLSKIAIVPVLAILALAFSSLDVRRGRLGRIMGAIGVYFLYSNMLGFAHTLLKSETLPVFVGMWWVHGIFLIFAFYMLHRRVANRSLMPGFDWLRN